Sequence from the Phragmites australis chromosome 6, lpPhrAust1.1, whole genome shotgun sequence genome:
tcgaaaacacgggcacatagcccactcacacaccaaggagatactcacaccgaaaagctaatcattgtgaccaaaccatagcacgtccttgaccgaggacacgacTATCCGGATAAGTTtaatactctgcagaggttgtatactttacccacaagatatgcacatgctcccaccttagcaactggtgaagccGCCATAACGAGACacaacgacctcacaacgaagccacaatatccacccatggggcactaagataccaggggtcTTAGAAGATTcacgggaaggaccacttagcaatcccaaggctttgacatagcctcaatcaatatcaccagccggaccttgggctacacactacccaagtcttctcctggtccccattgccgctaccggcctccgggtgggtaacgcactaagtcagaggggttaggacaaatcctgcccatacaggccatgtggttgtacgagtgaatactaggtgagatgtcacagcgaaccggtccttatatgatCGAGGCgagagtctcccagcaagaacaccacaaaggagaaccttgctccaaggtagttcccacctttgtggaacaccttactcaccctcgtcaacactactctagagtttccccaagaacacaagttttacacgcacaTGCACCAAGCACAAATTACTCCACATTGTAAAGCATGATTATcacatgtaaataatctagttctttcttttgagcaaagcaatcctaagcatactagtaaacaagaaTTCATCCAAACagtcattatagttgatgttgggatcCTTCTAGagtttcaacggaataaaggtaacaatgacaaggcatgggataaacaagctgggtcataactattctagcatttctttaaaaatcacaactattaatctaatcatgcgtactcctattgtttgaaacaatggctctacgggttgtatttaaaaacataggatcaacatgatcaacggttgtaggacttgccttcgttgaagtcctcgtctgctccttcttcaaactccaggtcctcggggtcttcctcgaatgctccttcctctaataatcACAACAACGACAGAGGTACACAATCAATCAAACGATTAAAACAAGGActaaacaatttacaaaaattatgaaattgacatgattggatagatctcgaatttagatgaatatcggtggaagaatcgacgAAAACgaagttaggacggaggagaaacgggcttcggaagttttgccaggagaaaaattcagaaaagagaaaaggggagaatattccaggaatattctGTTTGGGTCGGCTCACGGCTCGGCTCAGCTCGGTTTCACGGCTCAGGCTCAAGCTCGGCTCGGGGCTCGGTTTTGGGCTTGGCTCAGGCTTAGCGGAGTCGGCTCGGCCCAGCTGTTGGTGGGctcggcggctcggctcggctcggctaaTGTGGGGCCCACTCGTTAGCtgcggagagagagggggtataaaagagagagagagcagagagaggagagggccGGCCGGCTCGGCTGCGGAGAGCACGAACGAGTGAGAGAAAGGGAGGGGCaacaggcggcggcggcgcgccggtGGAGGGCGCCGACGGGGCGCCGACGGCGGAGGACGGCGGCAGGCCTCGCCGGCCGGATCTGGCTggcgggcgggcggcggcggggaagcGGCCTCGGCTCGGTGACaggaaggcggcggcggtcgggCGACGGaaacggcggcggccggcgacggaaGAGACCCAGGTACGCTCGCGAGGGGAAtggaaaggagggagagggaaggggagaagGGGGGccggggagctcaccggcggtgGGGGTTCTCGGAGTTAGGCGGCGAGGTGCTCGGAGGggctcggggagagagagagtgcgaGGAAGgggatgggggggggggagagctTGCACTGTTCATCGCTTATATAGGGGTCGGCGACCGGGCGGCGCGCGAGGCGATGGCACGGGGCGCGAGGACTGCTGGGGCGGCACGGCGATGGGATAGCGCGGCGCGGCAGCGGCGGGACAGGCGAGTCACGgggaggggatggaggagagaggaagagagagagaaaggggaagGGAAATTTAGGGATTTGACATCTTTGTTAGAATAAACCTTGTGTTCagtttttttgttttgctttaCTTAGTGTCGTGCACACGAGTTCACGAGCTTGTGTGATTGCCGTGCACAAGTAGTTTAGGCCGTGGCAAGATTAGCTCGCGTGCGTGCCCAAGTCCGAGCGGCCCGCAGTACGTGCATGTACACAGTCACGGCGTGGAGCGAAGGACACTCCAAGTAGTTAGGATTTCCGTTAAAGTACAGAGAGAAAAACAGAAAAGGCTGCAGCTTGTTCAGCAGCGCAAAGCTTCAGGTGTTCGACAGTACTGTGTTCGCGTGAGTTTCTTTGGTTAGATCGTGAGCGATTCTGGGAGTAAATCCAACATCTGGTATCCAGAGTCTGTGTGATCGTTCCGGGGTAGGCATGTCGCTCCCTGCACACAGTACCCACTCGAGGACGCCTCCCCAGCATGGCCTCGGACACTTGCCGTCTCCGACGCACCGACCATGGCACCACGACAACAGTGGCTGCCAGCTGATAGTCCAGCGCGTTGCGAAGGAGGTCGGTGGCCGCGAACCCAAGGAAGCGACTTACGACGTGCAACGGGACAAATAGACCCCAATTGTGGCAAAAATCAACCATTGGGTCAAGGACTACCGCCAGCCGAAGCGCAATGCTGAGGCCAACCTCGTGCAAGGGGAGGACGATGAGCCTGCTCTACTCATAGCTCAAGTGTGCTCTCTCACAAAGATCACTCGGGGAGCGACCACCGTCGTCGCGCTAGAAGAGTCGCGCATCCAAGTGCACCTTGACAAAGAGGGTGTGGTGGATACCGACGACGCATGCACCGACAGATGCTACCTCGACACCGATGAAACAAACCATATGACCAGGAAGAGAGATGTCTTCGTCAAGTTCGACACCTGCGTCGTGGGTATCATACAATTCGATGACAACTCCTTCTTCAGCATCCAAAGCTGTGGGACGGTGCTATTCACATGTAGCAACGACGAGCATCGTGTCCTCACTAGTGTTTACTACATCTCCATTCTATGCAACGACATTATAAGTGTTGGGCACCTCAACGAGAATGGCTCCCGCGTGCTGATCGATGTCGACGTTCTCCGCATCTGGTATCGACAGCTCCTCCTCTTCGCCAAGGTAACATGGGGACAGAACTGCCTCTACATTCTCAAGCTTCGTGTCACACACCCCATGTACCTAACAACACGTAGTGATGACAAATATAGCAAAAATGGTCATATTAggttataattatgattttgatgattaataacaacatagttattacgactaacatgtttattaagaatatatgttggtAGAtatcatggatgtaatacatcaagaatcCACCATATCTAAagcaaagtttgattgaattggagaagttccgggacaattgacctcaccggaagatccggtgcagaggagtttgcacttaCCGGAGTATTGTGCACAGAGGtgatagcctcactggatagtccggtactctgtgtgttaaacttaccggagtatttctgacaaaaggGAAGAAGGTTgatgacctcactggatagttcggtgatcaacatcagagtatttcttgcagagaagaatgcaagtgcagaagactaaaaATCAACATATCGGAAAGTCTGATACTTGATTTATGCACACTGGAGCAtagcactggagtatttcttatAGAGGCGACTGCAATTATTGAAGAATAAAAATTAACTCGCAAGACAGTccagtgatcacagagatagttgcaccgaagcatttccaggaaaaagaagataaattttaactcaccggatggtccgatgtgaatggaatgaacaccggatgaatgtaTCGAAACactttacacagagaggctgcaaaggctcagaTGATTAAAGATAACTCACTGAAAGGTACGGTGATAGATTTAAAAGTACAtcggagtgttcggtgttcacagagccTGTGAGTGAAATTTCAATGgttagtttctgaatttgtacttaccggatgatccggtgttagtactactgttctaaccgaatcatccggcgttaacagtttttctgaaCCGTTAAAAAAAgggctagttggtgggtttgacaCTGTGTTGGCAGCGCAAAACTTCAGGTGTTCGACACTGTCTTCGCGTGAGTTTCTTTGGTTAGATCGTGAGCGATTCTGGGAGTAAATCCAACACTCTTGATTCTTTGTTATGTTCTAGAAGGACCGAACTGTAGCTCTCACCGTCTTGCTGATGCAAACTGTCATGGAACTCATATTTCAGTTTGGCAATTAGTTGTTTATGAATCTATGTTCAGGTGTAGTAGTTCACTGTTCTGCAGTGAGAATTACCATGAGCGTGTAGAAATTTCAGAAAGAACAAAAAATGAAAACTTAACATAATCACCTCGAGCATGTTTCTTGTTTCTCCAAAATTGTTTTGTCATCGTCATGTTTCCAATCTATATTCGCCAATCTTCGCGTAGCCCCGACCAGTTCTTCACTGAATGAATTTTCCTGTGCAGTTGTAGAAAGGAGGCTGCTGCTCTTATCATTTTCTGCAACTGTCAGCTAATTTAAGAAACAGCATGCTGTTTGTTATTAGTACCTGTTAACAAGAGGTTATTTTGTAGTACAAGTAGCAACACTGTTGCCTTTGCAATTCTCCTCTGATATATTCAGATCCCTCTTGTAAGTTGTAACCGTCCTTTCTGTTGTGCTTGCCCTTTTATGCCACTATTGAGCTGAGAACCCTGATGCATGGACATTGCATCAGCAAAGATATGACCAGCTAAGCTCTTCTCCTTCCAACCACCTCTAACGTTTGCTGTGCTGCCACTGAGAAGGGACCAGAAGGCTCTCTGTCCCCCTGCCCATTTGAACCAACTCGGTAGGCAAATTACCCCTCTCAGATCACAAGTCCATATATAATTCCATTGCTTCTGCCAGAAACAAAGCTCTTGGTTTCATTCATGGCTCATGAGAACTCATCAACATTGCAGGTTATTAACAGATTAGACACCAGAGTGCATTTCTATAACTGATCCATGAAGTTGACCTAGAGATGGAattggagattttttttaaaaaaaaaactcgtgcAGTCACGCCTTTCTTGCAACTGACCTACTCATAAGTCATAACAACCTTCACAACAATATAGGTGTATTAATTGAGTAAAGCATGGTCTGCTTTCAGTTAATCCCAAGATTGCACTAAACAAATCTCTTGTACGGAAGAACCCAAGGGGTAACTCAGAGAAGGAACACATATAAGCTGCCAGTgactatatatacacacatggcTGCATGATGCAACAGTCCTGCAATACAAATGATTCTTCAGTTAGCAATAGCTTTCAGCTGATTCACTTCTCTCCCTCTGTTGAATCATCACCGGATTTCGTCACCGTGTTCAGAATTCAGAGAGAGATCACCAGAAGCTAGAAAGGTAGCTTCTCTCTGCTTATTGCCATGGATTACCTAGGCAGGACTCCAGATATCATCATCCAGGTGAATCACAAGGATGcacctttgtttctttcatcgcTTGCACATAAAAGTTACTCCTATTTGTAGACTTCTTCAGTTCAGAGTTATTCAGACATGAAGGCTAGAACAACAGCGTTAATTTTATTGCTTTTATTCCAAGTGTGATATTGTGATCATATACAGACTGTACTATTAAGTACTGATGATACATGAACATGACAGTAGTGAGCGCATGAACAAGTCCACTGGGCCTGATTGTACCCTTGCAAGAATCATACATCCTTTTCAAATTGATGACATCAGCAGATCCTATCCTGACAACATGAAAGCAACTCTTGTCCATGCCTTCACCTACATCTGCATGCAACTGACGCTTACGTTACATGGCTTGCCTTGATGTGCCTGCCACTCCTAGGATAAGGTGATCGGTCACCAGTGCACACTGCTCACTGCCATGGGAGGAGGAGATCACCAGTGCATGGCCGCCGTCgcggccgctgccgctgccgccagtGGAGGCACCAGTGTGGAGGCTGCGTTGAGGCCTCTCGTTGGTGCAGACGCTTGGGATTACTGCATCCACTGGAGCCTGTCTCCTGACCAGCGGTTGGTAGTATCAGTGATCCGACTTAACTTTTTCACTTAGAATCATGCGAGTAGTGTGCTGACCGATTGTGTCTGTGACTGACGCAAATGGCAGGTTCTTAGAGATGACTGGGTTCTGCTGCAGCCGTGAGTTTGAGGCGCAGGTCTCTGCACTTGGCGACCTGCCCTCGTCGATCCCATTGGACTCCTCATCCACTGGGTAATTAACACAGTGCATACTAGCTAATTACTTCTCGATTCCATTCTGACACATGTGCATATTGATCAGGATGCATGCCGAGGTAATGGTGTCCAGCCAGCCGATCTGGCAGACCAGCTGCGTGTCAGAGCTCCCAACAAGCTACTCCCATGTAAGCACACTTCTTCAGCTGTCAGGCACTGTCTGTGCACTGAACTGCCTGATCAAGTAGTAGCCATGGCTGCAGGAGCCCGGATCAGGCGGCCCGAGGACGCGGCTGCTGGTGCCGGTCGCCGGCGGCCTCGTCGAGCTCTTCGCCTCGAGATACGTATGCGACTGAACATTCAGGATTAGTTTGGGTGATCAGTTTCAGATAGGCTAAGGGTAGTTAGAGAGTGGAAGCGCACAGCTTCTGCGTGAGCCAACGACGCCGGCCGACCGGCCCGCCAAAATCTCTCGGTTAACCGCACGCAACAGCCACAGCCTTTGCATTTGCATGCGAAGGCACGCACAAACACGTGACACATCTGACTCTTATATGTTTGCGCGCGCTGCTGGTGCGTGCGTGCGCAGATGGCGGAGCTGGTCATGGCACAGTGCGGGGTGCCCGCCAGGACGGGCGCCGGTGACGGGAACGAGGACGGTGCCGCCCAGGCGTGGGCGGAGGCGCCGGGCTTCGCGTGGGACGGCGCCGCCGGGGGTTATGATCCGCAGCTGATGTACACGGCGGAGTCGTCGCTCAACCTGTTCGACGCATCGGGCAACGTCGCGGCGGACCCGTTCCTGGCGGTGCAGCAGGCACCGGGCGCGGCTGTCGACGACGCGGCGGTGGCGGGGTGGCAGTACGCTGCGGCCGGGAGCGAGCCGTCGGTGGCGGTGCAGCAGGAGCAGCTGCACGGGGCGCGGGATGGAGGCGCCGAGTCTGGGTCGGAGGGGAGCGACATGCTTGGCGACCCTgaggacgacggcgacggcgagatGCAGGGACGGGGCGGAGGAGGCAAGGGTGGAAGCAAGCGGCAGCAGTGCAAGAACCTCGTGGCGGAGCGGAACCGGAGGAAGAAGCTCAATGACAGGCTCTACAAGCTCAGATCGCTCGTCCCAAACATCACCAAGGTTCGCATCGATCGCCATGGATGCCATGCTTTCCTTCTTTGATCGATTCTTGCATGCGAACTGATCCTCGCATCTGCGCGAACAACATTGGTCATCAGATGGCCCGTGCGTCGATTCTTGGGGACGCGATCGACTACATCGTGGGGCTTCAAAATCAGGTGAAGGAGCTGCAGGACGAGCTGGAGGACCCCAGCACGCCGGCGGACGGCGACCCCGACGTGCTTCTGGACCacccgccgccggcgagcctAGTCGGGCTGGAGAACGACGACTCGCCGCGCACAAGCCAGCATCAGCAGCCGCTCGCAGGCAGCAAGAGGGCCCGGGTGGCGGAGGACGAGAAGGGGCAGGATATGGAGCCGCAGGTGGAGGCGAACGAGTTCTTCCTGCAGGTGCTGTGCGAGCACAAGCCAGGCCGCTTCGTCCAGCTCATGGACGCCATGaacgcgctcggcctcgaggtCACCAATGTCAGCGTCACCTCCTACAAGACCCTCGTCCTCAACGACTTCCGCGTCGTCGTACGTATAGTATCCCCTGCCTGCACCATTGATGCAGTTCGTTCGTACTCGTACTACGTCGCACGTACGCACCAACCGTTGGTTGGTTCGTGTGATTTTCCTGCAGATGCGGGACAACGAAATGGCGCTGCAGGCGGACAGGGTGAGGGAATCGCTTCTGGAGGTGACGCGGGAGACGTACGGCGGCGTGTggtcgccggcgccgcctgGGGGGAGCAGCATTGATGTCAAGCTCGACGGGCAGGATGAGCCGCGGCAGAGGATCATTACGGCGGCTATAACCATCTTCTGCAATACCTCGCCTGAATGGTAGTTCAATCAGCTAATAAACTGGTTCCATGTAAACTGtgaactttttcaaaaaaaaattatatataaacTGTGAATTGTGATTGGTGGCATGTTGTTGGTTGATTTAAATGCGtttaatttatataaaaaattatgggTATTTCTGATTACTTTAcactctttttttctccttttgttgGTTCAATGAGGACGGAATAATGAAGTTTACTTCGTATTGTTTGGTGGAAACAAGTTTCAGAGGTAATTTGTTATCGTGTTGCTCATTTATGCTAAGTAtgtgtttggttgcttctttttgTTCAATCTAAGGTTCTGATGTGATTATGAGAAAAAATCATTTAGCCATGAAAGAACGGAGGGATTTTGAAATCCCTCCGCCCCCTCCCCTCTCGTGGTGGATCCGCCCTTCTCCCTCTTTTGCCGACTATATGGTCTCAATTGGTGCTGACTCGGCCACTTTGCCGCCTAGCAAACTATAGACTTTTTGCTTGCTTCGTATATCCTAATTTCTATATTCTACTTCTTCTTAAATAAAAGAGCAGTGCCTCTGCTcaaggttaaaaaaaaaaagtctcaaCTTCTAGCATTAACCTAGACTTTGACCTTAAACCGGTCATCCGGACATAAATTTGGAAGCAAAATCTAAAGGTTAGAAATTTTAGTGACTACAAAATTTAACTTTAGTGATGTATaacaaaattttctttatgAGTTCACTTCGTTCTCCTAGCGTGTGATTGATTGATCGTATGAATCGTATATGCAGGTTAAGGAGGAGCAGTCTGAGTagaatcatatttattgaaaaagaaaagtatttTGTTGGTTATATTTATTTGGATAGACTGAGCtgagtttttgtttgattgatCAAATATAAGGCTACATAAATGAATACAAGAGTTAAGATTATGATTAGTTACTTGTATAAAGATGACTTTGTGACACTGACAACAGAATATAGTATTTGCGGACAACTAAACACACTTCTCTCTAAGATTATACGCATCCGCAATCCAGGAACCTTCCATATGgataaccaatcacaccctaTTGGTTGCCCACATGTGTTGTTGCCTGTATAGACCATATACGCAGGTTGAGGGGAAGTATGTTGAgtagagttatatttgttaaaaaaaaatatttagttagttGTATATATCTGGATAGATTGAGCTAAGTTTTTATCTGATTGACTGAATTTGATATCGTGTGAGCGGATGCGAGAGCTAAGATTCTAATTTATTGCTTGTATGCATGTGATTTTATAACATTGATAGGAAAGCCCGCTGCACGAGGAAGGTTGCATCTACCGAGTCAGACtataaacatatatttatatctacCTATCATTCATTAAAATAGACTAAAACAATACATACAAATACGTTTATCAATAAAATTATGCATATAATATATTAATGTGCGGGCAACCAGTCACCCTAGATTATATATGAAGCACGCGGACGTGCTTCCATGATTGTTGCATCAGGCGATCTGACGGTCTAGATGCTCCCATTCCTGTATGTGTGCCCCTCTCCCTTGCCATTGCTAATGCCTCAACTtgtctcgccgccgccgccacgacGGCGAGCTCTGCATCAGATCGACCATGGACGGTGAGGCCTAAGAACCCCACTAATGGCGGAGGAAGCTGCAACCCTAGAGGCACCGCCAGTTGACATGCCCCTGCTGCAGGAAGCCGCCGTCAACGATGAGACGCGAGCACTCATCGTCCCCGACGCCGCTGAACTCCCCGCGTGTCCGCCCTCCGCCGTCGAGGTATGCTTGTTCTTAGAGTAGAGAGAGTGAAATTTGTCATCCTTGTAAGGCTATGGAAGCTTATGAATGTTGAGGgcttactttattttattattattattattattattattgaacAAAGTGTTTAGCACTCTCTCGTGTGATTGAGTAGGGCCAGTAACATGGAGATACAAACACTGTGACAGTATCAGCATCCAACTTATTTCTTCAAGGAAATTTTTTGTGTCCCACATTCCAAATTGGAAAAGGATCATGGATTTCGtggttatttttttttcttttttgagccTCTTATGTCTGCATTCTGGTTCTCTAAGTTTATACCATTACGTTGAGCCAGAAGAACAAAATGTTTATACTGATTTTAAGAATTCTGCTTCAATTACTCTAATTAGACCCCATCGCTTTCTTGGGCAGATTTTCTCAATCCAGGACATGATCAGTATGTGTACCGCCATCCAGACGGGTAGGCTTTCAATATCAAAAGGTCAATATTGAGCTTCTTAGAGAAAAAAGTTATAATGGATGATCTTTTGGTGAACTTTGCATTTTCACAACATGGATCTAAGGCCGACAATAATTCACTATGGCGTGTGTCTCCTCAAAGGGGATTGTCTCTCAGTAGTAAGTAAGGATGCCAAATGTGTACTTTAATACATAATTGTGTTATTGCTTTTATCTACAAACAAATTATCTGTTCTTGTGTTAGGTACTTATTTTCTGTTGTAACTCTAGTTGAAAAATGTCAACACCTTCTTGTTTTCTTATTTAGTGCATATTGAGATTTCTAATGAGCCTTAACTTCTATTCTTATAGTTGCTTCCTTTTTCTTATGACTTAGATTGTGTGTGGTTGGTTTAGCTCCAACCCATGCTGCTTTAAAGAGGAAGTAGGAATAACTGGGCAAGTCACATCACAGGGAGATGAAAGTAACTGGGAAACGCAAAAGGGTAACTGGATTGTTTGAGTCATGTTTCCTGGTTATATAAATGGCAGCATGAATTGATATGTTGATTCTACATTGCACAATGCACAACATTTGCAAGAAAATTCAGCATTATGCAAAGTTTGTGCAAATGATGAATCCT
This genomic interval carries:
- the LOC133923272 gene encoding transcription factor TDR-like; the protein is MSLPAHSTHSRTPPQHGLGHLPSPTHRPWHHDNSGCQLIVQRVAKEDYRQPKRNAEANLVQGEDDEPALLIAQVCSLTKITRGATTVVALEESRIQVHLDKEGVVDTDDACTDRCYLDTDETNHMTRKRDVFVKFDTCVVGIIQFDDNSFFSIQSCGTVLFTCSNDEHRVLTSVYYISILCNDIISVGHLNENGSRVLIDVDVLRIWYRQLLLFAKDKVIGHQCTLLTAMGGGDHQCMAAVAAAAAAASGGTSVEAALRPLVGADAWDYCIHWSLSPDQRFLEMTGFCCSREFEAQVSALGDLPSSIPLDSSSTGMHAEVMVSSQPIWQTSCVSELPTSYSHPWLQEPGSGGPRTRLLVPVAGGLVELFASRYVCERAQMAELVMAQCGVPARTGAGDGNEDGAAQAWAEAPGFAWDGAAGGYDPQLMYTAESSLNLFDASGNVAADPFLAVQQAPGAAVDDAAVAGWQYAAAGSEPSVAVQQEQLHGARDGGAESGSEGSDMLGDPEDDGDGEMQGRGGGGKGGSKRQQCKNLVAERNRRKKLNDRLYKLRSLVPNITKMARASILGDAIDYIVGLQNQVKELQDELEDPSTPADGDPDVLLDHPPPASLVGLENDDSPRTSQHQQPLAGSKRARVAEDEKGQDMEPQVEANEFFLQVLCEHKPGRFVQLMDAMNALGLEVTNVSVTSYKTLVLNDFRVVMRDNEMALQADRVRESLLEVTRETYGGVWSPAPPGGSSIDVKLDGQDEPRQRIITAAITIFCNTSPEW